The proteins below are encoded in one region of Salvelinus namaycush isolate Seneca chromosome 39, SaNama_1.0, whole genome shotgun sequence:
- the LOC120032995 gene encoding uncharacterized protein LOC120032995 — protein sequence MQQWRERTGSPCSPTVATCSTSLTLAAKGCLARNRGNSSEWSTCTRRLAECCRMSAWTLTFLEEAATVKQLDEEDEGFQEDVDPTIHIPHVTHMSAPSSSSAAPLSGEPADASRSGPSSPTAPEDGSSPEAPDRHGSPHPDNSSDSEGETQGPNAMPGYQHVRRLARALVGVRNRQGLSDRRVDGLVALWLALDLPCPTPGEDRSGAVQGNEGEVVHCHSKRLSLMLPSWTQLGPCKLAGHQPFGGGHLQSALPNPSQRHQPTL from the exons ATGCAGCAGTGGAGGGAAAGAACAGGCAGTCCCTGCTCTCCTACAGTGGCCACCTGCAGCACATCCTTAACCTTAGCAGCCAAAGGGTGCTTGGCAAGGAACAGG GGGAACTCCTCGGAGTGGAGTACCTGTACTCGCAGACTGGCAGAGTGCTGCAGGATGTCAGCGTGGACCCTGACCTTCCTGGAAGAGGCAGCCACCGTCAAGCAGCTCGATGAGGAGGACGAGGGCTTTCAGGAGGATGTGGACCCGACAATCCACATCCCTCATGTCACTCATATGAGCGCCCCGTCCTCCAGCTCAGCTGCACCTCTGTCAGGGGAACCCGCTGACGCATCCAGGTCTGGGCCATCCAGTCCCACCGCCCCTGAAGACGGAAGCTCTCCTGAGGCCCCTGATCGACACGGTTCTCCTCACCCTGACAACTCCTCTGATTCAGAG GGGGAGACGCAAGGCCCTAATGCAATGCCTGGCTACCAGCATGTCCGCAGGCTTGCCAGGGCCTTGGTGGGGGTGAGGAACCGTCAGGGGCTGTCGGACCGCAGGGTAGACGGTCTGGTGGCGCTGTGGCTGGCGCTTGATCTACCCTGCCCGACACCAGGAGAGGATCGTTCAGGGGCGGTTCAAGGCAACGAAGGGGAAGTCGTCCATTGTCATAGTAAAAGACTCTCTCTAATG TTGCCTTCTTGGACTCAACTCGGGCCCTGCAAATTGGCCGGGCACCAGCCGTTTGGTGGAGGCCATTTGCAGTCAGCTCTACCAAATCCATCCCAGCGCCATCAGCCTACTTTATGA
- the LOC120032994 gene encoding uncharacterized protein LOC120032994, producing MPYRLWAFKFVCTQPRCKRQKLTGCGVYKTVRRVLDMDGWYYMGTEYLECRLCKKKLAGWSLDILDQLDASHRSIFPAILTYRLSCDLKVVRLMRERTLGNSVTRLYNQLREQHSQTWMSRTLYYLSVCDHFVVPGAAPLRVTPPPPFLDVPSAQWLLTVHGYDVLFQLEDFKARVTSIFGSILKMDSTKKVTKKLAGAAHGTAAWATNVGNEYGQVLITVLTDSEGEGLLDMAAGLQQRYSRAGVAPPKLLYVTRDCCALMGKGKTAAMFSQWEELIVRLDVGHLIRRFARGVTTESHPLYALFLRRLSSCMLVWCAEDVERLLEAKRGELKVSHITGLSDAQVLKRIRLKEMARHCRRRTRGAEETERLIGELLETFIDATDTLGVRLLDRDRMQAIWQTQRQHLVCIQDPPGVSIYTNKGKDVTKGGVILPVLRCARESTSLESFHLHLNHFIPGTSASAEHFQAYLLEGLVRWNEDRAEAAAEGGGQKQTLHCYDGVAQHAINELSQKLLGRSLVKDHTRPAKYTGELIGVKYLFSQSHGDQRLESNLGKDPDVPDGTPDLFEGGEVEEDDLGELEEEDDPTMSLPDLDDHLPPVPPLRKATPPPTQPNPSQVPVVTPPEWLALMKAQRGASKGQ from the exons ATGCCCTACCGCCTGTGGGCCTTTAAGTTTGTGTGCACCCAGCCACGGTGCAAGCGTCAAAAGCTCACAGGCTGTGGGGTGTACAAGACAGTCCGGAGGGTGCTTGACATGGACGGCTGGTATTATATGGGGACAGAATACCTGGAGTGCCGCCTCTGTAAGAAGAAGCTAGCAGGATGGTCGCTGGATATCTTGGACCAGCTGGACGCAAGTCATCGCTCCATTTTCCCAGCCATCTTGACTTACAG GCTGTCATGTGACCTGAAGGTGGTCAGGCTGATGAGAGAGAGGACACTGGGGAACAGTGTGACCAGGCTGTACAACCAGCTGAGGGAGCAGCACAGCCAGACCTGGATGAGTCGGACCCTGTACTACCTGTCCGTCTGTGACCACTTTGTAGTCCCAGGTGCCGCACCACTGAGggtaacacctcctcctccctttttGGATGTGCCCTCAGCCCAGTGGCTGCTGACTGTCCACGGCTACGACGTTCTGTTCCAGCTGGAGGACTTCAAGGCCAGAGTCACCTCCATCTTTGGGTCCATCCTGAAGATGGATTCAACCAAGAAG GTGACCAAGAAACTAGCTGGGGCAGCACACGGGACAGCAGCGTGGGCCACAAATGTGGGCAATGAGTACGGCCAGGTGCTCATTACGGTCCTCACTGACAGCGAAGGAGAGGGCCTGCTCGACATGGCAGCTGGCCTCCAGCAGCGCTACAGTAGAGCTGGAGTGGCACCTCCCAAGCTGCTCTATGTCACCCGGGACTGCTGCGCCCTGATGGGAAAGGGGAAGACGGCAGCCATGTTCAGCCAGTGGGAGGAACTCATCGTCCGGCTGGATGTGGGGCACCTCATCCGTCGCTTTGCTCGGGGAGTGACAACAGAGAGCCATCCTCTGTATGCTCTCTTTTTGCGGCGGCTCTCCTCCTGCATGTTGGTGTGGTGTGCAGAGGATGTGGAGCGCCTGCTGGAGGCCAAGCGAGGTGAGCTCAAGGTGAGCCACATCACGGGGCTCAGCGACGCACAGGTGTTGAAGAGGATCCGCCTGAAGGAGATGGCTCGGCACTGTCGTCGCCGCACGCGCGGGGCGGAGGAGACCGAGCGTCTCATCGGGGAGCTCCTGGAGACCTTCATCGATGCCACAGACACCCTGGGCGTCCGGCTCCTGGACCGTGACCGAATGCAGGCCATCTGGCAGACCCAGAGACAACACCTGGTCTGTATTCAGGACCCCCCTGGTGTCAGCATCTACACCAACAAGGGCAAGGACGTGACCAAGGGAGGGGTCATCCTGCCTGTGTTGCGCTGCGCCCGTGAGTCCACCTCCCTGGAGTCTTTCCACCTCCACCTCAACCACTTCATTCCTG GAACAAGTGCGTCTGCCGAGCACTTTCAGGCCTACCTCCTTGAAGGGTTGGTTCGGTGGAATGAGGACCGTGCCGAAGCTGCAGCGGAGGGGGGGGGACAGAAGCAGACCCTGCACTGCTATGATGGTGTAGCCCAGCACGCCATCAATGAGCTGAGCCAGAAGCTCCTGGGCCGCAGTCTTGTGAAGGATCACACAAGGCCTGCAAAGTACACTG GGGAACTCATTGGGGTCAAGTATCTCTTCTCCCAGAGCCATGGTGACCAGAGGTTGGAGTCCAACCTCGGTAAGGACCCGGATGTCCCAGACGGGACACCTGATctatttgagggaggagaggtagaggaggatgaCCTGGGAGAGCTTGAGGAGGAGGATGACCCCACCATGTCCTTGCCCGACCTCGATGACCATCTCCCACCAGTTCCTCCACTCAGGAAGGCCACTCCACCGCCCACTCAACCCAACCCATCCCAGGTACCTGTCGTCACACCCCCTGAGTGGCTGGCACTCATGAAGGCCCAGCGTGGTGCTAGCAAAGGCCAGTaa